A window of Rhododendron vialii isolate Sample 1 chromosome 11a, ASM3025357v1 genomic DNA:
CTGTCTAGTATAATGACAAGAAAACTGACATATCAgcactctctccctccctctccctctctctctctctctctctctctctctctctctctctctacttccaTTGAAGATTAAACAATGATTATAACTTCCTTCGACGGTTCGACCTCTCTCTGTGTTTATTCTGTGAATTGAAGTTGCAGCAAAGAAAAAGTTGCAACAGTGAAGGtttgctctctttctctctctctctctctctcttcgacgGTTCGACCTCTCTCTGTGTTTATTCTGTGAATTGAAGTTGCAGCAAAGAAAAAGTTGCAACAGTGAAGGtttgctctctttctctctctctctctctctctcttctttcttataaattatataacaaaccctCATATagtttaaaattaataaaataaatacgaGCATTTTTACTGTGCAATGGGTGCGGTGTAGGTATCATTGGGGTTTGAACCTCCACTTGGTGGTGTTAGAAGGGAGAGCGAGATATCCGTGGAGTCTGCAGTCACCATGGGTTTAACTTAGTACTATAACTATTTGGATTCTCACCTAAACATGAAATGTTTTGATGTAGTTTGAGGATGATGCAACGGTGTTCCGGTCATTTTTAGAACACCGTAATTTTAGACATAATTTTACCATTATTAGTATAACTAAAGAGAaataataatgtcaaaactgtttttgttaataTCAAAACTTTAGTGTacaaaaggcttgtaccatttgaaatgtacaaaatttttatgcactggagttttgacaccaacaaaaacggttttggcattatcactaacctaactaaaatccattacaagcataatagAATCTAAACAAGACATAACCAAgtaatatccaaaaaatcaaccaaggcaaaccaaatccaaccaaggcataacaaacaagttatgccttgctatggttttattatgcttataatgagttttggttatgctcataatgattttgttataccaaaagttacggtatccccaaaatgactggggacaccgaagtcattccttTTGAGGGATATAAGTTTGTATTATACTAGAtgttaggcctgtcaatggaccggatccgatccaaTCCGGATCTGGTCCGAAAAAAtccaatccgaatccgaatcgGATCCGATAATCTGAATCCGGTAATTGAAATTCGGGTCGGattggattaaatccgttatcaatctgaatccgaactttattttttttaaaagtagtaaattttttattttgaaaaaaaaaatgttttaagaagttgtatttttatttttaaaatttttttggaaaataatttttttgaatttttttttatttttttgctaaaatttttgaagtaaaaaagtttttggaTCGGATTTTCTGATCGGATCCGAATTTTTCTGATttggatccggattaccactatcggatttgagtcttatcggattcggatcggattcgagtcttatcgaaTTCggattggatttggatttgtcggatccggatcggatccggtccattgacaggcctaataCAAGTAGTGATTTTATCAAGAGCGAGCAAAGGTCAAGGCAAAGTCAGATGCAGAAACCACAAAGGTTGGGAGAGAGGCAGCATAATacttcttttttgataaatgcacttCATTTTTTATCCTTTAGGGACTGATTATGTCTAATTTTCTCACTAAAAGATAAGAAGTGGAAGtggagtgcatttataaaaaaaaatgtagtgtGAAAGTCATTTCCGTTGTAATATTCTTGACAAATGACATTCACAATCTTTGTTCAGTCTCGACTACctttccgatcatctttgtcGTTCACAATGGCAGTGTTAACATCATTTGCATTAGTACTTCTTGACAGTCAAAATTAAATTAGACTCGAAATGTTTTCACTAGGAAAACAACAAAGTTGACTCAAATGCGTTATAGTAACTTGTACTTTTATTTACTCAACCAATTAGTGTGATGAAAATCATTTCAACTTCCATTCACATGAAGTTCATGCGAATCGCAGCTTAAAGCTTAGCTGTGATGGAGGCTGACGAGGAAGGCAGTTTACCTGCGGAAAATGAGTCATGGACTGAAGCTCACCAAGCAAAATTAGAGCCTTCGAAATCAAATCCAGAACTGTCCAAAGGAAAGGCCCCCGAATCTTCTCATCCCATTGATAAGGGTATCTCATCTGAACAGGTATCACACAAACTCGGTGGATTACGCCTTGCAAGAGAAGCACTAGAGATTATGCGAAAAGCTGAGTTTTTGATACGGAAGAAGGACTTGTTCCACCTTGTCTTATCATACCCTATCACAGATTCTACCAAGTATTATGGGGACCTTAGTCTTCAAAACAACTGTTTCTCCAAAATGAACCAACTCGTCAGAGAATTGAAGGCTTTGGAATCAGAGATCAATAATGGAAAATACTTAAATGAATTTGGTGGGTTGGCCAATAAGGGAGTACAAATGGAGCAATTAGATAGGTTGATGAACGAGATTGCGCACAATCTTCAGGCAGCTGAAAACATAGTGGCCAAGTATGATTTTGATCTAGTAGCTTATATACCTCAAGCATATTTTGTACGTTCACACAAGGGGGGCGAGTTTGGGCTAACTCATAAAACCAGTGCTGCATGTGAAGCCCCAGACGAAATGGTGACTTTGGCCATCAATTCTGCTATTAGGCAGGTTTCGGCATATGTTAAGGcagaaacttttaaaaaaatcgggATTTCAGGGAGCGGAGGGGAGGAAGTAGCCAGAGCAGTCATGGATATAGCAAGGATGAGACAGAATGGCAGTGTTGTCCTCTGCATCTCTGTCTGTGGACATGACTGTGACAAAGAGGTAAGGCAGAAAATCGCGGAGCAGATTCACGTACTTCAACAAATTGATCACATCTTCAGTTTATCGCTAGATCAGTTACTACCTCACAACTTCTTCCTGCTCGTGGAATGTGTCGATGGACAGATGGATCTACATGACTTAAGACTCCCTGATCATGGAGTCGTAGTACTTACGACTCAATCACAAGAGGCTTATAAGATCATGGATGTGGATGTGGAGGTCAGAATGGAGGACCATCTGTTACCATGGGACCTATTCTGTGAGCGATCACTTGTTGATACCTCTTCAGCTCTCCAACAAATGGCCCTCCAGTTGGTAAAAGAGTGCCATTGCCACCTACTTGCCGTCATTCTTCTTGCTAGAGCCTTGAAAGATGTGACTGATATCAGTGTTTGGGCACTTGCGCTACAGAAATTATCATCATACTTGTTTGCGATGGAAGAAGGGTCGAGCCAAGTCATGAAACATGTGTTGAAACTCATATGGGATCAGAAGGATCTAACGACAAAATATTGCATTCAGTACTGCACAAGTCGTCGTTGGAAACAGGGACGGGGTTCACCAGTATCAGAATGGGTCTCAAGTTACTTAGTCGAAACAACAGAAGAAGGGGAAGTCATTTTGAAGGATCTTATCGGTTCCTTCTTGCTAGAGAAATTTGGCCCCCGTTTTTTTATGCGGAAAGAAACTAAAGTTGTGCTGAATGAGTATTTTACATCCTATCTGCCTAGTCCTTCGATAAGGCGAGGGGGGTTAGGATTGATCAAGACACCAACCGTTGGAAATTATACCAAGGAGATTGAGTTGCACGACAATAAATTATCTGAGCTACCAGAGAACCCTAAGTGCCAGACTCTCAGAAAACTATGGTTACAAAACAACTGCGATCTGATGGAAATACCTCTACTGTTCTTTGAAGACATGCCTCTTCTAGTCCATTTAGATTTATCCCACACCAACATAAAGTCCTTGCCACCTTCTATTTCCAGATTGCTGTCCCTTCAGGAGTTCTATTTGAGAGGCTGTGAACTTCTCAATGAGCTGCCACCCCATATTGGAGCACTCCGGAAACTTGAGGTTTTTGATCTCGAAGGAACTGAAATTATGTATTTGCCCAGCGAAATCGGTGAATTAATCAGTTTGAGACGGTTCAAGGTATCTCTTTGTAGACGTGCAAACTACTATGGAGAAACAAAGCAGACAGGCATTGCAATCCAGACAGAGGTGATGTCATTATTCCCTCATTTGGAAGAACTAAGCATTGATGTGAGCCCAGATGGTGAGTGGTGGGATGACGATGTAAACCCAGATAGTGAATGGTGGGATGCTAATGTGAAGGCTATAATAAATGCACTGAGTAGCTCAAATGAGCTGAGAATCCTCAAGTTATATCTCCCATCAGTTGAATTATTGCAGCAACTTAGATATGAGCACAAAAAAATCGTGTTTCCGAATTTATCTGATTTTAGATTCATTGTTGGTCATCGTCAACAGCGCAATATATATCGTCTGCCAAATGGAGTTGAGGAGAGATACTATAAATGGGAGGAGAAATTTAAGAAAAGCCTTAAGTACATAAATGGTGAAGGCATGCCAAGTGGTGTTACTGAGGCACTCAAGCATGCTTCTGTGCTTTTCCTGGACCGGCATTGGACTGTCAAGGTCTTGTCTGAATTTGGGCATGAAAATTTGGCTAAACTTAGAAGTTGCTTGCTTGTGGAATGTAATGAGCTTCAAACCATAGTTGATGGAGACTATGAATGTCCGAATGAATCTATATTTAACTGCTTACACCACTTGAGTATTCACTACATGAAGAACTTAGAGAGCATTTGGCAAGGCTCGATTCCTAAGGATTCGCAATTCAGTCTAAGGTCCTTGACATTGCACACTTGCCCGAAGTTGACCACCATTTTCACGCCAGATATGCTTCGTAACCTCTTTTGCTTGGAAGAGCTTATAGTGGAAGACTGCCCCAAAATTTGCAGTATTGTGACTCAAGAAGATGCCAACGTGCAATTGGGTTGTTTTTTGAAACGCTTGAGGAAGATTGCACTCCTTGACCTACCTCAATTGGTTACCATTTCACGCCCTCTATGCCTTGCTGAAGAAGTGGACAGTCTTTTCATTTATAATTGCCCGATGCTCAAAAGTTTGGATACCGCAGGAACAATATTTCCAAAATACTGCAAGATCGTAGGAGAGAAGGAATGGTGGGACTCATTAAAGTGGCATGATTCCAAATGGAGCAGAATGACTCAGCCAGCATTTGAGGAACTTAGAACAGATGAAGATTTCATGGATCAATTGGTAAGAGATATATACTCGCCAATGGACTTTGATGCCGAATGGAGCAGAATGACTCAGCCAGCATTTGAGGTACTTAGAACAGATGAAGATTTCATGGATCAATTGGTAAGAGAAATATACTCGCCAATGGACTTTAACTTCGATAAGCCAGGTAATCTTATCTTTTCACCCACTTAAGAGATATCGTGGATCTTTACTTCTCCTAAAAGCATTGGTTTTACCACACATTCTCATACATCTTGCGTTCTGATCACTCTCTGAATTCTGATTACGCATATTACAGCTTCACACATAATCTATTACTACTCATTTGTGattttctctattttatttGTACCTAAGCAGAGGGTGTCAGTCCAGCACCCTGTGGACGATCATGCTAGGCAACAAGTCCGACCCTGACCCGATCCGATCAGGGCAGGTTACCCTTCCAAATTTTCAGGTGCTGGGTTGGATTcaacagaaaattaaaagaactcaatcGGGTCTCCCATCTGTGCCACGCGTCTGAAGTTTCTATGATCATGTCCATAGAAAGTGGCTAATGCCTGGTTGCCTCCTCCTCCATCCctttactcaaaaaaaagaaagaaagaaagaagtaatTTCACTTTTTAAAGATGTGCTACTATTATTAACAATACAACATTAAGAATCTAAGATCACTCGATCAGAATGTACTACATAACTGCTATTGAAAAACTTCCCCACATAAAATCATATAGTCATAAACACATTCACCTATCTAAGTACATACATATGCATgtatataaacacacacacatacacacaaatgGTGGTTGTTGTCCTCACACATCCCTCTCTAGCTTTTCACCTTTTTTGTTCCTCACAAAATTCCCATCCTCCCACCACCCTATATAGAGCTTCTGTAACACCCGCTCACAtcgaaagtctacatggatgatcttgggcatataacaaaccttgtgggctactactagtaccttgtgcttaagcttttgggccatgtggtgtggcctgtggatcaaaatcagggtactgggccagtggtctgcttggggcgttacaggtggtatcagagccatccatgtacacgaccgTGTGGgccgtttggtttgatttggttgttggtttgatttataaTGGAGATTACAGTGCTCAACCCCTAGCGAGGGCGCGAGGCtttaaagttggggagattgtaacacccgcccacatcggaagtctacatggatgatcttgggcatataacaaaccttgtgggctattACTAGTACcatgtgcttaagcttttgggccatgtggtgtggcctgtggatcaaaatcaggatACTGTGCCAGTGGTCTgctcggggcgttacagctTCCACACCACTTTTGTTGATTATTCACTTCTTTCATTTGATCCATggtaggtggtggtggtgaattGAAGCAGAAGGCCATGATCAAGGACAAGGTGAAGAAGGGGGCCACGGCACTGGGTGATGATGTGGACAGCGACAACAAATTAGCTAATATGGCCTCCGAGGATGATGAGAAGAAGATAGGCAGTGGCAATGGtggaaatggaaagaaaagttcTAATTACAGTGGAGGAAGGGGTTTGATGAATATTTGCCAGGTGGAGGGGTGCACGGCAGATATGAGTTATGCAAAGCCGTACCATAGGCGGCACAAGGTTTGTGAGCACCACGCCAAGGCCCAAGTTGTGGTGGTTGCCGGAATCCACAAGAGGTTTTGCCAAGAATGTAGCAGGTTTGGTATCTCTATCTCCCTCTAGATCCCTCTAAAAACCTTTTAATCGGTGTTCTTTTTGTTATGTGCTCGAGTTGGTCAATAAGTGTTTTGATAAGACTAATAGTCTAGTAGAAGGAGGGAAGATAATCTCCGACTATATAGGATCGCATCGAATTAATAGTGATCGGACTAATACACGTTAAGTATTGCTAGTGTTGACTTTGTAGGGTACTACTACTCTTCATCTTGCATTTACAATTCACTGTCATTTTAGAGAAACAAATATTGGGTACGTAACGTATAACATCTCGGTTGACATGTTGTTTGGGTGGATACATTTAGAATATGTTCTTATGAAATGTGTCAAATTGATTATTACTCCACTAGATTAAAGCAATGTTGCTTTAATGGTTTGATCTATTTTGTCTATTCTTTTCCATGAAAGACAAGTTATATATAACTCTATTTCTTAAATCCATCAAAATGACAAATAGAGAGAAATAGTGCTCCAAATAGCATACTATTAGGatactaaaatttgaaatttcagaTTAGATGCACCTCTAGTCTCTTATCCATGGTAGGAAGGTTGAGACGCAGGGCTTTGCTCCCTATTAAGATATCAGATTCGGACATCCATACAGAGTTTTGCTCTGACTTTAAATGGGTCATCAATGGTCAAATTGGTCCCCAACACAGATTAATTGAGATGCACGTAAGTTGGCTTAGACACAttgagatataaaaaaaatggagaatgtCTACGGTACACAAGGGTGTACGGTATGCATCCGTATAACCAAACCATTGAGAGGTGTAACATAGGCAAAACATAggggcataa
This region includes:
- the LOC131306366 gene encoding disease resistance protein At4g27190-like isoform X1 is translated as MEADEEGSLPAENESWTEAHQAKLEPSKSNPELSKGKAPESSHPIDKGISSEQVSHKLGGLRLAREALEIMRKAEFLIRKKDLFHLVLSYPITDSTKYYGDLSLQNNCFSKMNQLVRELKALESEINNGKYLNEFGGLANKGVQMEQLDRLMNEIAHNLQAAENIVAKYDFDLVAYIPQAYFVRSHKGGEFGLTHKTSAACEAPDEMVTLAINSAIRQVSAYVKAETFKKIGISGSGGEEVARAVMDIARMRQNGSVVLCISVCGHDCDKEVRQKIAEQIHVLQQIDHIFSLSLDQLLPHNFFLLVECVDGQMDLHDLRLPDHGVVVLTTQSQEAYKIMDVDVEVRMEDHLLPWDLFCERSLVDTSSALQQMALQLVKECHCHLLAVILLARALKDVTDISVWALALQKLSSYLFAMEEGSSQVMKHVLKLIWDQKDLTTKYCIQYCTSRRWKQGRGSPVSEWVSSYLVETTEEGEVILKDLIGSFLLEKFGPRFFMRKETKVVLNEYFTSYLPSPSIRRGGLGLIKTPTVGNYTKEIELHDNKLSELPENPKCQTLRKLWLQNNCDLMEIPLLFFEDMPLLVHLDLSHTNIKSLPPSISRLLSLQEFYLRGCELLNELPPHIGALRKLEVFDLEGTEIMYLPSEIGELISLRRFKVSLCRRANYYGETKQTGIAIQTEVMSLFPHLEELSIDVSPDGEWWDDDVNPDSEWWDANVKAIINALSSSNELRILKLYLPSVELLQQLRYEHKKIVFPNLSDFRFIVGHRQQRNIYRLPNGVEERYYKWEEKFKKSLKYINGEGMPSGVTEALKHASVLFLDRHWTVKVLSEFGHENLAKLRSCLLVECNELQTIVDGDYECPNESIFNCLHHLSIHYMKNLESIWQGSIPKDSQFSLRSLTLHTCPKLTTIFTPDMLRNLFCLEELIVEDCPKICSIVTQEDANVQLGCFLKRLRKIALLDLPQLVTISRPLCLAEEVDSLFIYNCPMLKSLDTAGTIFPKYCKIVGEKEWWDSLKWHDSKWSRMTQPAFEELRTDEDFMDQLVRDIYSPMDFDAEWSRMTQPAFEVLRTDEDFMDQLVREIYSPMDFNFDKPGGGGELKQKAMIKDKVKKGATALGDDVDSDNKLANMASEDDEKKIGSGNGGNGKKSSNYSGGRGLMNICQVEGCTADMSYAKPYHRRHKVCEHHAKAQVVVVAGIHKRFCQECSRFHELLEFDNSKRSCRRRLAWHNKRKCRSMDTANNCDDKDSMSYRNSMIPEEATAGGWPGTTNANAKGRAQLTQPEKARAKEGQLAARN
- the LOC131306366 gene encoding disease resistance protein At4g27190-like isoform X2 yields the protein MEADEEGSLPAENESWTEAHQAKLEPSKSNPELSKGKAPESSHPIDKGISSEQVSHKLGGLRLAREALEIMRKAEFLIRKKDLFHLVLSYPITDSTKYYGDLSLQNNCFSKMNQLVRELKALESEINNGKYLNEFGGLANKGVQMEQLDRLMNEIAHNLQAAENIVAKYDFDLVAYIPQAYFVRSHKGGEFGLTHKTSAACEAPDEMVTLAINSAIRQVSAYVKAETFKKIGISGSGGEEVARAVMDIARMRQNGSVVLCISVCGHDCDKEVRQKIAEQIHVLQQIDHIFSLSLDQLLPHNFFLLVECVDGQMDLHDLRLPDHGVVVLTTQSQEAYKIMDVDVEVRMEDHLLPWDLFCERSLVDTSSALQQMALQLVKECHCHLLAVILLARALKDVTDISVWALALQKLSSYLFAMEEGSSQVMKHVLKLIWDQKDLTTKYCIQYCTSRRWKQGRGSPVSEWVSSYLVETTEEGEVILKDLIGSFLLEKFGPRFFMRKETKVVLNEYFTSYLPSPSIRRGGLGLIKTPTVGNYTKEIELHDNKLSELPENPKCQTLRKLWLQNNCDLMEIPLLFFEDMPLLVHLDLSHTNIKSLPPSISRLLSLQEFYLRGCELLNELPPHIGALRKLEVFDLEGTEIMYLPSEIGELISLRRFKVSLCRRANYYGETKQTGIAIQTEVMSLFPHLEELSIDVSPDGEWWDDDVNPDSEWWDANVKAIINALSSSNELRILKLYLPSVELLQQLRYEHKKIVFPNLSDFRFIVGHRQQRNIYRLPNGVEERYYKWEEKFKKSLKYINGEGMPSGVTEALKHASVLFLDRHWTVKVLSEFGHENLAKLRSCLLVECNELQTIVDGDYECPNESIFNCLHHLSIHYMKNLESIWQGSIPKDSQFSLRSLTLHTCPKLTTIFTPDMLRNLFCLEELIVEDCPKICSIVTQEDANVQLGCFLKRLRKIALLDLPQLVTISRPLCLAEEVDSLFIYNCPMLKSLDTAGTIFPKYCKIVGEKEWWDSLKWHDSKWSRMTQPAFEELRTDEDFMDQLVRDIYSPMDFDAEWSRMTQPAFEVLRTDEDFMDQLVREIYSPMDFNFDKPGGGGELKQKAMIKDKVKKGATALGDDVDSDNKLANMASEDDEKKIGSGNGGNGKKSSNYSGGRGLMNICQVEGCTADMSYAKPYHRRHKVCEHHAKAQVVVVAGIHKRFCQECSRFHELSEFDDSRRSYRWRLAGHNERQRQRKSTADPTGESSSQRGTAGGTQLMEIVCGG